A single genomic interval of Metasolibacillus fluoroglycofenilyticus harbors:
- a CDS encoding SLC13 family permease gives MQLTLTFIILIATITLFVTNRFRADLVALLALIAFVVCGILTPAEALVGFSNSVVIMIAGLFVVGAGILRTGLAGMAGNLLLKWSGDSELKLFILLLVIVATVGAFMSNTGTVALMLPIVVSVAMSIQASPSKFLMPLSYIASMSGLMTLIASPPNLIVSQTLVDNGFDKLGFFTITPIGIIATITAIIYLVIIRNKLLPNDKERLQTNAGYKLSPKKIVQEYDLHDKLFCVNVSEGSSIVGQGLAELKLPANYHIFIMKIQRRATEGINLLPMTYQEMAGPTSVIRPNDALYIQGTQEDVERFATDYHLAIDYMTDEHVEELISKKIGVAEVLLTPQSSLIGETVSKMGFRKKYNLNIIGINRKGDYILQNMAEQRLRFGDAILVQGTWDEIDLLSRETQDVVVVGQPREHAGVAAATGKAPIAGAIMALMVGLMVFEVFDAVISVLIGAILMIVTGCLRNMDDAYNKMNFESIVLVAAMLPMATALQKTGGMVIISDAIIRVLGDYGPYGVLLGIYIVTVVFGQFVSNTATAVLFAPIAMTAAISMDANPYTFMIAVAAAAGMAFATPIASPTNSLVLTAGGYKFMDFVRVGVPLQIIMFIVMMIAIPLLFPF, from the coding sequence ATGCAATTAACATTAACATTTATTATTTTAATCGCGACAATTACTTTATTTGTAACGAATCGTTTTCGTGCGGATTTAGTAGCGCTGCTTGCGCTAATAGCCTTTGTCGTGTGCGGTATTTTGACGCCTGCCGAGGCACTTGTAGGTTTTTCGAATTCAGTTGTGATTATGATTGCTGGATTATTTGTAGTTGGTGCGGGTATTTTACGCACAGGGCTAGCGGGCATGGCAGGAAATCTGCTTTTGAAATGGTCTGGGGATAGTGAGCTCAAACTATTTATTTTACTGCTCGTAATCGTTGCAACAGTTGGGGCATTTATGAGTAATACGGGAACCGTTGCACTAATGCTACCAATCGTTGTAAGTGTTGCGATGAGCATACAAGCTAGTCCGTCCAAGTTTTTAATGCCACTGTCTTATATTGCAAGCATGTCAGGCTTGATGACATTAATCGCCTCGCCTCCAAATTTAATTGTTTCGCAGACTTTAGTTGATAATGGTTTTGACAAGCTAGGCTTCTTTACGATTACACCAATTGGTATTATTGCGACAATTACAGCGATTATTTATTTAGTTATAATTCGTAACAAGCTGCTGCCGAATGATAAAGAGCGTCTGCAAACGAATGCAGGCTATAAGTTATCGCCTAAAAAAATTGTGCAAGAATATGATTTGCATGATAAGCTTTTTTGCGTCAATGTGTCGGAGGGCTCAAGCATCGTGGGGCAAGGGCTAGCTGAGCTAAAGCTACCAGCAAATTATCATATTTTTATTATGAAAATTCAGCGTCGTGCTACAGAGGGAATTAATTTGCTGCCAATGACATATCAGGAGATGGCGGGCCCAACGAGTGTAATTCGACCAAATGACGCTCTTTATATTCAAGGAACACAGGAGGATGTTGAACGTTTTGCCACAGACTACCACTTAGCGATTGATTATATGACAGATGAACATGTTGAGGAGTTGATTTCGAAAAAAATCGGTGTGGCAGAGGTATTACTAACACCGCAATCAAGCTTAATTGGTGAAACGGTAAGCAAAATGGGCTTCCGTAAAAAATACAATTTAAACATTATAGGCATTAACCGCAAAGGTGACTATATACTGCAAAATATGGCGGAGCAAAGGCTGCGTTTTGGGGATGCTATATTAGTGCAAGGAACATGGGATGAAATTGATTTGCTGTCACGTGAAACACAGGATGTTGTCGTTGTAGGGCAGCCGCGTGAGCACGCGGGTGTGGCTGCAGCAACAGGGAAAGCGCCAATTGCTGGGGCTATTATGGCATTAATGGTTGGTTTGATGGTGTTTGAAGTGTTCGATGCTGTTATTTCAGTTTTAATCGGCGCTATTTTAATGATTGTCACAGGCTGCTTACGCAATATGGACGATGCCTACAATAAAATGAATTTTGAGAGTATTGTGCTCGTGGCGGCAATGCTTCCAATGGCAACAGCACTGCAAAAAACAGGGGGAATGGTGATTATTTCTGATGCCATCATTCGAGTGCTTGGGGACTACGGACCGTATGGCGTATTGCTCGGTATTTATATAGTGACAGTTGTTTTTGGTCAATTTGTCAGCAATACAGCAACAGCCGTATTATTTGCACCAATTGCAATGACGGCAGCCATCTCGATGGATGCCAATCCATACACATTTATGATTGCAGTTGCAGCAGCAGCTGGTATGGCTTTTGCGACACCAATCGCCTCACCAACGAACTCGTTAGTATTAACAGCTGGTGGCTACAAATTTATGGATTTCGTTAGAGTAGGTGTGCCGTTACAAATTATTATGTTTATCGTCATGATGATTGCTATCCCATTATTGTTTCCGTTTTAA
- the ahpF gene encoding alkyl hydroperoxide reductase subunit F: protein MLLDADIKAQLAQYLELLEGDIVLKVSAGSDDVSRDMLALVDELKSMSSHITVEQATLPRTPSFSVNRANEDTGIVFAGVPLGHEFTSLVLALLQVSGRAPKVEQAVIEQVKAIQGEYRFESYISLSCHNCPDVVQALNIMSVLNPNISHTMVDGAAFKEEVESKDIMAVPTVYLNGEPFGSGRMTLEEILGKLGSGPDAAEFDNKEPFDVLVVGGGPAGASAAVYAARKGIRTGLVAERFGGQVNDTLSIENLIGTKHTEGPRVVASLEEHVKDYPVDIMNLQRATRLEKKDLIEVELENGAVLKSKTVILSTGARWRNVGVPGEAEFKNKGVAYCPHCDGPLFAGKDVAVIGGGNSGIEAAIDLAGIVKHVTVIEYNAELKADEVLQKRLYSLPNVTVVTQAQTKEITGTDKVNGLTYIDLKSGEERHIDLQGVFILIGLVPNTEWLGEELERTRFGELIVDKHGSTSVPGVFAAGDCTDSAYKQIIISMGSGATAALGAFDYLIRN, encoded by the coding sequence ATGTTATTAGATGCAGATATTAAAGCACAATTAGCCCAATATTTAGAGTTACTAGAAGGCGATATTGTTCTAAAAGTTAGTGCTGGCTCAGATGACGTTTCACGCGATATGCTCGCATTAGTAGATGAACTAAAATCAATGTCATCACATATTACTGTAGAGCAAGCTACACTCCCACGCACGCCAAGCTTTAGCGTGAATCGCGCAAATGAAGATACAGGTATTGTTTTCGCAGGTGTACCACTTGGTCATGAATTCACGTCACTTGTTTTAGCTTTATTACAAGTAAGTGGACGTGCGCCAAAGGTAGAGCAAGCTGTCATTGAGCAAGTAAAAGCCATTCAGGGCGAGTACCGCTTTGAATCATATATTAGCTTAAGCTGTCATAATTGCCCTGATGTTGTACAGGCGCTAAATATTATGAGTGTATTAAATCCAAATATTTCACATACAATGGTTGACGGTGCAGCTTTCAAGGAAGAAGTTGAAAGCAAAGATATTATGGCTGTACCGACTGTATACTTAAATGGTGAGCCTTTCGGTAGCGGACGTATGACGCTTGAAGAAATTTTAGGTAAGCTAGGTAGTGGCCCAGATGCTGCTGAATTCGACAATAAAGAGCCATTCGATGTGCTTGTTGTCGGTGGTGGACCTGCTGGCGCAAGCGCCGCAGTTTATGCAGCGCGCAAAGGAATCCGTACAGGTCTTGTTGCAGAGCGCTTTGGTGGTCAAGTAAATGATACGTTATCGATTGAAAATCTTATCGGAACGAAGCATACTGAAGGTCCACGAGTAGTAGCAAGCCTTGAGGAGCATGTAAAGGATTATCCGGTCGATATTATGAATTTACAGCGTGCAACACGTTTAGAAAAGAAAGATTTAATCGAAGTTGAGCTTGAAAACGGTGCAGTTTTAAAAAGTAAAACGGTTATTTTATCAACAGGTGCTCGTTGGCGCAATGTAGGTGTACCAGGTGAAGCAGAATTCAAAAATAAAGGTGTTGCCTATTGCCCACACTGTGATGGTCCATTATTCGCTGGTAAAGATGTGGCCGTAATCGGTGGTGGTAACTCAGGTATTGAGGCTGCCATTGATTTAGCGGGTATCGTAAAGCATGTTACGGTAATTGAGTATAACGCAGAATTAAAGGCAGACGAGGTACTCCAAAAACGTCTATATAGCTTACCGAACGTTACAGTTGTGACGCAAGCGCAAACGAAAGAAATTACAGGTACAGATAAAGTGAACGGTCTTACTTACATAGACCTTAAATCTGGCGAAGAGCGCCATATCGATTTACAAGGTGTCTTTATTTTAATCGGTCTTGTACCAAATACAGAGTGGTTAGGCGAAGAACTAGAGCGTACGCGCTTCGGCGAGCTTATTGTAGATAAGCATGGGTCGACTAGCGTGCCTGGCGTATTTGCAGCGGGTGATTGTACTGACAGTGCCTACAAGCAAATCATTATTTCAATGGGCTCAGGCGCAACAGCAGCTCTTGGCGCATTCGATTATTTAATTCGTAACTAA
- a CDS encoding S26 family signal peptidase, with amino-acid sequence MSDFKRKLDQMMGDTSTQERRIKQRVHENLRAPVKKPSWQVPFVTAGIAVIALFLFITFNPIEQLSSNEGPGTPYDPLDDLAQISALQKKKQLSAIDYEQFGKLSHFEQVDGLHYVDSEAFSLANSSDTFHTVIERKSNLYDGVVYEVGDIVRTMTNTTSHLPTYADAYYEVVAVPGDRIVLKNGELKVNGKPLQSELLDIYKENGVEIAGGYDQLLNAREYFLLNHFPASETLQAGTITPVHKIYGEVVGLATEENTESIYLEGGQSGIYTAEQYFDLFLYDSLFDEGNLAQSLIDPSTVFTQMNRLGELFLESAYRNVSSVSNNRVEIRYQYGRAGVNEHVFYMVQQPDTGRWIVSE; translated from the coding sequence TTGAGCGATTTTAAACGCAAGCTTGATCAAATGATGGGCGACACATCAACACAGGAAAGACGAATCAAGCAACGTGTGCACGAAAATTTACGAGCGCCAGTTAAAAAACCTTCATGGCAAGTACCCTTTGTAACAGCGGGAATCGCTGTAATAGCGCTATTCCTTTTTATCACATTTAATCCGATAGAGCAGCTTTCATCAAATGAAGGACCGGGAACACCGTATGACCCACTAGATGATTTAGCGCAAATTTCGGCGCTACAAAAAAAGAAGCAGCTATCAGCAATTGATTATGAGCAATTTGGAAAGCTTTCACATTTTGAGCAGGTCGATGGACTGCATTATGTAGATAGTGAGGCATTTTCATTAGCAAACAGTTCGGATACTTTTCATACGGTTATTGAGCGCAAATCTAATTTATATGATGGTGTTGTTTATGAGGTAGGAGATATTGTACGTACAATGACAAATACGACGAGCCATTTGCCGACATATGCAGATGCATACTATGAGGTCGTTGCTGTTCCTGGTGATCGAATCGTGCTGAAAAATGGGGAGTTGAAAGTAAATGGAAAGCCTCTACAGTCCGAGTTATTAGATATCTACAAGGAGAATGGGGTTGAGATAGCAGGGGGCTATGACCAACTATTAAATGCAAGAGAATATTTTTTATTAAATCATTTTCCAGCTAGTGAAACGCTACAAGCTGGGACTATCACACCTGTTCATAAAATTTATGGCGAGGTTGTAGGGCTAGCAACAGAGGAAAATACGGAGTCAATTTATTTGGAAGGTGGACAATCAGGCATATATACGGCTGAGCAATACTTTGATTTATTTTTATATGATAGCCTTTTTGATGAAGGGAATTTAGCTCAGTCACTTATCGACCCTTCAACAGTATTTACACAGATGAATCGTTTAGGTGAGCTATTTTTAGAATCAGCTTATCGCAATGTTTCCTCTGTTTCTAATAATCGGGTGGAGATACGCTACCAATACGGGAGAGCTGGCGTTAACGAGCATGTGTTTTATATGGTGCAACAGCCAGATACAGGTAGATGGATAGTGAGTGAATGA
- a CDS encoding sigma-70 family RNA polymerase sigma factor produces the protein MNQIDQIIDEHSRYLVRIAYLYVKNWSTAEDIVQEVFVTYFQKSDQFRNEASLKTYLTKMTANRAKDYLRSWKYKKDVLFDTIFTSTKGTEEVLLEQEQLASLEKNLFQLPLKYREPLILFYYDEQSIAEIAAYLQLNENTVKTRLRRAKQQLKEFFEEEEVESN, from the coding sequence ATGAATCAAATTGATCAGATTATTGATGAGCACTCACGTTATTTAGTACGCATTGCGTATTTATACGTGAAAAATTGGTCAACAGCTGAGGATATTGTCCAAGAGGTTTTCGTGACATATTTTCAAAAAAGCGATCAATTTCGCAATGAGGCATCATTAAAGACTTATTTAACTAAAATGACGGCCAATCGTGCAAAAGATTATTTACGTTCATGGAAGTATAAAAAAGATGTGTTATTTGATACAATTTTTACTTCTACAAAAGGCACAGAGGAAGTATTGCTAGAGCAGGAGCAATTAGCCTCACTAGAAAAAAATCTGTTCCAGCTACCATTAAAATACCGCGAGCCTTTAATATTATTTTATTATGATGAGCAGTCTATTGCGGAAATTGCAGCCTATTTGCAACTTAATGAAAATACAGTGAAAACAAGGCTGAGGCGAGCAAAGCAGCAATTAAAGGAGTTTTTTGAGGAAGAGGAGGTCGAAAGCAATTGA
- a CDS encoding ABC transporter ATP-binding protein, with translation MIELQNIKLSFSSKTVLNDISETFHQGEVIGLVAPNGTGKSTLMNVMMNYVAPNSGKVIFENGLTYSSKANEVKIHQLISMMPDQSDLYNHLSGRDHLKIYCTMWKSDSKLIDTTIAALNMGHYVNKKAGTYSLGMRQRLCFAMQIVANTEIMLMDEVMNGLDPINVEIISNVLMEKKAEGKMIIIASHLLDNLEKYADRLFLFKDGKLMDVDDIVEGFSEPTMTTVRVKNMSSDVKVAFQTRYPTIALQTLVNDTTLLTLDKKDAETLGSMTAYLAELQVNDFTFGKITLNDLYAMYYGEES, from the coding sequence TTGATTGAACTGCAAAATATAAAGCTTAGCTTTAGTAGCAAGACAGTGTTAAATGATATTAGCGAAACCTTTCATCAAGGTGAGGTCATTGGGCTTGTTGCACCGAATGGAACGGGAAAATCTACTTTAATGAATGTCATGATGAATTATGTTGCACCTAATAGTGGAAAAGTGATATTTGAAAATGGTTTAACCTATTCAAGTAAAGCAAATGAGGTGAAAATTCATCAGCTAATTTCAATGATGCCTGACCAAAGCGATTTATATAACCATTTGAGCGGTCGTGACCATTTAAAAATCTATTGTACGATGTGGAAATCTGACTCGAAGCTTATCGACACAACGATTGCAGCATTAAACATGGGTCATTATGTCAATAAAAAAGCAGGCACTTATTCATTAGGGATGCGTCAGCGCCTATGTTTTGCAATGCAAATTGTTGCTAATACGGAAATTATGCTGATGGACGAAGTAATGAACGGACTTGACCCTATTAATGTAGAAATTATTTCAAACGTTCTTATGGAAAAAAAGGCGGAGGGTAAAATGATTATTATTGCCTCACATTTACTCGATAATTTAGAGAAATACGCGGATCGTCTATTTTTATTCAAAGATGGGAAACTAATGGATGTTGATGATATTGTTGAAGGTTTTAGTGAGCCAACAATGACAACAGTGCGCGTGAAAAATATGTCTAGTGATGTGAAGGTGGCATTTCAAACACGTTATCCAACGATTGCCCTGCAAACATTAGTTAATGATACGACCTTACTAACATTGGATAAAAAAGATGCCGAAACATTGGGAAGCATGACTGCCTATTTGGCTGAGCTACAGGTAAATGATTTTACATTTGGCAAAATAACCTTGAATGATTTATATGCGATGTATTATGGGGAGGAATCATAA
- a CDS encoding ABC transporter permease, with amino-acid sequence MWAYFKFELVQFFKNKKNIAIYVLLLFAALFYAIKIAPAYDPIEKVDVDEIEARYLTRETFIQEMADRNLRFVHPAVRFALDVFHMVNPYDQERLEALESGDLQKYAAATSQWYYITNSFTYRSDSFFYNPRYYTYGNQYAHEDAFYAYLETGKRFEEFAKADYALSIPLFEQRTAWQTVERLMKGALPIVLIVCVLLLAVDIVTKDRLHPSILKGFPIADWKKLLVKGFVTFIGSLALFVPLIAGFLVIGLQFGLGHFDIPVPQYIPDYKEQQEGLFKMMSLGMFLVQCLQLLLLWFIAIITVVLLCSVVLRNEVINLGIGFVIIFAEYFYFSRGIGFLWDIENYPTSYIQVGQIASKIRNFYYNDDNMSVLLGTKLLTVSIIVMLAITLCISLNKRFKLVK; translated from the coding sequence ATGTGGGCATACTTTAAATTTGAGCTTGTACAATTTTTTAAGAATAAGAAAAATATTGCGATTTATGTGCTGCTGCTATTCGCTGCACTGTTCTATGCAATTAAAATTGCACCTGCCTATGACCCGATTGAAAAGGTGGATGTAGATGAAATTGAGGCCCGTTATTTAACGAGAGAAACATTTATTCAGGAGATGGCAGATAGAAATTTACGCTTTGTACATCCCGCTGTGCGCTTTGCGCTAGACGTCTTTCATATGGTAAATCCATATGATCAAGAAAGACTTGAAGCGCTAGAAAGTGGCGATTTGCAAAAATATGCAGCGGCAACTAGTCAATGGTACTATATTACGAACAGTTTTACGTATCGTAGCGATTCTTTTTTCTACAACCCTCGCTATTATACATATGGCAATCAATATGCGCATGAGGACGCATTTTATGCCTATTTAGAAACCGGCAAACGCTTTGAGGAGTTTGCGAAAGCAGATTATGCTTTATCAATTCCATTATTTGAGCAACGGACAGCATGGCAAACAGTGGAGCGTTTAATGAAAGGTGCTTTACCAATTGTGCTTATTGTTTGCGTCTTGTTATTGGCAGTAGATATTGTGACAAAGGACCGTCTGCATCCATCTATACTGAAAGGTTTTCCAATTGCTGATTGGAAAAAGCTGTTGGTAAAAGGCTTTGTTACGTTTATTGGTAGCCTCGCTTTATTTGTGCCGTTAATAGCTGGCTTCCTCGTGATTGGGCTACAATTTGGCTTAGGGCATTTTGATATCCCAGTGCCACAATATATCCCAGATTATAAGGAGCAGCAGGAGGGCTTGTTTAAAATGATGTCTCTCGGCATGTTTTTAGTACAATGCTTACAGCTATTATTGCTATGGTTTATCGCAATTATTACAGTTGTATTGCTGTGCAGTGTGGTGTTGCGTAATGAAGTGATTAATTTAGGCATTGGCTTCGTTATTATTTTTGCAGAGTATTTTTACTTTAGTCGCGGTATTGGATTTTTGTGGGATATCGAAAATTATCCGACATCTTATATTCAAGTTGGACAAATTGCCTCAAAAATACGCAATTTCTATTATAACGATGACAATATGTCGGTATTATTAGGGACGAAGCTACTGACGGTTTCTATCATTGTGATGCTAGCTATTACATTATGTATCTCATTAAATAAACGCTTTAAATTGGTGAAGTAG
- a CDS encoding polysaccharide deacetylase family protein: MKKIYMNGLLLVGLIILIIGINAKWNSSVGDSSKAFAQTVQKGLLVTEREFEQVLTLQQRQPIYMKGDSFIKIGELEANQPVVIIGQDEAYYELRLGKITAFVRKEQAIVDRKKLTAFVHTERLAAIKTLQKTVVYTEADLQSAALMHLEADYRYPIVHEEKDWYIVKIGERPGYIYKQSVTLDEGLPVLVYHHILPKSLMETTNSTISLEAFEQQMNYLADNQFKTLTTQQLYDYLEGRLIVPIHAVLITFDDGLLSTREYAYPILKQYGFTALQHIISSRTNKAQGLQNFDATGPLQFFTATDLAELADVFQFEAHTYDLHSLHNGQGIALENSKEVIIMDLQRNIEQVPNAISLAYPYGHYNEQFIAAAKEVGLLIGFTTKEGYANMSSSNYEVNRFGMTEKRSFEHFTTYVNGEMMWP; the protein is encoded by the coding sequence ATGAAGAAAATTTATATGAATGGGCTACTACTGGTCGGCCTCATAATATTGATAATAGGTATAAATGCGAAATGGAATTCGTCTGTGGGAGATAGTAGCAAGGCATTTGCACAAACTGTTCAAAAGGGGTTACTTGTCACGGAAAGAGAATTTGAGCAAGTGCTAACACTACAACAGCGACAGCCGATTTATATGAAGGGTGACTCCTTTATTAAAATTGGCGAGTTAGAGGCAAACCAGCCTGTTGTCATTATTGGTCAGGATGAAGCTTATTATGAATTGCGATTGGGTAAAATAACAGCCTTTGTTCGAAAGGAGCAAGCAATTGTTGACAGGAAGAAGCTGACGGCATTTGTACATACGGAACGATTGGCAGCAATTAAAACTTTACAAAAAACAGTCGTTTATACTGAGGCTGATTTGCAAAGTGCCGCATTAATGCATTTGGAGGCAGACTATCGCTATCCAATCGTACATGAAGAAAAAGATTGGTATATTGTAAAAATAGGAGAGCGACCGGGATATATATATAAACAGTCAGTTACCTTAGATGAGGGGTTACCAGTACTTGTATATCATCATATATTGCCGAAAAGCTTGATGGAAACAACAAATAGTACAATATCATTAGAGGCTTTTGAACAGCAGATGAATTATTTAGCAGATAATCAATTTAAGACATTAACGACGCAGCAGCTTTATGATTATTTAGAGGGACGCCTTATTGTACCGATACATGCGGTGTTAATTACATTTGATGATGGTCTATTGTCTACACGAGAGTACGCCTATCCCATTTTAAAGCAATATGGGTTTACCGCGCTTCAGCATATTATTTCCTCGCGCACAAATAAAGCGCAGGGACTACAAAACTTTGATGCTACAGGACCACTACAGTTTTTTACAGCTACAGATTTGGCCGAGCTGGCAGATGTTTTTCAATTTGAGGCACATACGTATGATTTGCATTCACTTCATAATGGGCAGGGCATTGCTTTAGAAAATTCAAAGGAAGTGATTATAATGGACTTACAACGCAATATAGAGCAAGTACCAAATGCCATTTCACTAGCCTATCCATATGGGCATTATAATGAACAATTTATAGCGGCTGCTAAGGAGGTAGGGCTGTTAATAGGCTTTACAACAAAGGAGGGCTATGCCAATATGAGTAGCTCCAATTATGAGGTCAATCGTTTTGGAATGACAGAAAAGAGGTCATTTGAGCACTTTACTACTTATGTCAATGGTGAGATGATGTGGCCATAG
- the ahpC gene encoding alkyl hydroperoxide reductase subunit C encodes MSLIGKKVEPFTAQAFQQGEFIDVSSENFQGKWSIVCFYPADFTFVCPTELEDLQNQYATLKELGVEVYSVSTDTHFTHKAWHDSSEAIGKIEYIMIGDPSHQISTIFDVLDEESGLANRGTFIIDPDGVVQAVEINADGIGRDASTLVNKIKAAQYVRNNPGEVCPAKWQEGSATLKPSLELVGKI; translated from the coding sequence ATGTCATTAATCGGTAAAAAAGTAGAACCATTTACAGCACAGGCCTTCCAACAAGGTGAATTCATCGATGTATCATCAGAAAACTTCCAAGGTAAATGGAGTATTGTATGCTTCTACCCAGCGGACTTCACATTCGTATGTCCAACTGAATTAGAAGACTTACAAAATCAATATGCAACATTAAAAGAGCTAGGTGTTGAAGTATACTCTGTATCAACTGACACGCATTTTACACATAAAGCATGGCACGATTCTTCAGAAGCAATTGGGAAAATCGAGTACATCATGATTGGTGACCCATCTCATCAAATTTCTACAATCTTTGACGTTTTAGATGAAGAATCAGGTCTTGCAAATCGTGGTACATTTATTATTGACCCAGACGGCGTTGTACAAGCTGTAGAAATTAATGCTGACGGTATCGGTCGCGATGCAAGCACATTAGTAAACAAAATTAAAGCCGCTCAATACGTACGTAACAATCCAGGCGAAGTATGCCCAGCTAAATGGCAAGAGGGTTCTGCTACATTAAAACCAAGCCTTGAATTAGTAGGTAAAATCTAA
- a CDS encoding ABC transporter, whose protein sequence is MIRALKVGLKIELTNRKNLFLLFIVALITIGMMFYIESQSTGNQIIEKTGDYYSSQAALTKFQVVDASDDGDGSDLYKNLNKQKIAVALQIAVLKMKNDRVYYETSIEIAELRAEAFELEGYEKVASLMPSRIKNTLNHMYFSYLLKTDKPVAQNPLQYFPFLLLFFSIVGAGWYIFISFYTSSILLEDFEHSSLIKGYPIRFDQYIFTKCVTHFLYILAFIAVVFVCTLPLIFMNGLGDASYPIAVYVGEPAIYSTLHYIALSIGYMIVGSIFAMLLSIILNVVLKNMYLTLFVQSILFFLPEVFPSMISFLPYNPFNFLNFNKILSGYPLELAQPVSLTMNVGLLVLLISITLMMLIIKTFFSTGKIARA, encoded by the coding sequence ATGATACGTGCATTAAAAGTGGGACTCAAGATTGAGTTAACGAATCGAAAAAACTTGTTTTTGTTGTTCATTGTTGCGCTTATTACGATAGGAATGATGTTTTATATCGAATCGCAATCTACGGGTAATCAAATTATTGAAAAGACGGGGGATTATTACTCTTCGCAGGCGGCGCTAACGAAGTTCCAAGTAGTTGATGCCTCAGATGATGGAGATGGCAGTGATTTATATAAAAATTTGAATAAGCAAAAAATTGCTGTTGCTCTACAAATTGCTGTATTAAAGATGAAAAATGATAGAGTTTATTACGAAACTTCTATTGAAATTGCTGAGCTACGCGCGGAGGCTTTTGAGTTAGAGGGATATGAAAAGGTAGCCTCCTTAATGCCATCGCGTATAAAAAATACATTGAACCATATGTATTTTTCCTATTTGTTAAAAACAGACAAGCCGGTAGCACAAAATCCGCTACAATATTTTCCGTTTTTATTACTGTTCTTTAGTATTGTTGGGGCAGGTTGGTATATTTTTATTAGTTTTTATACGAGCTCTATTTTGCTAGAGGATTTCGAGCATTCAAGCTTAATTAAAGGTTATCCGATACGTTTTGACCAATACATATTTACGAAATGTGTAACGCATTTTCTATACATATTGGCCTTTATTGCGGTCGTCTTTGTCTGCACATTGCCTTTAATATTTATGAATGGGCTGGGTGACGCGAGCTATCCGATTGCTGTTTATGTTGGGGAGCCAGCAATTTATTCGACACTTCATTATATCGCTCTAAGCATTGGCTATATGATTGTCGGGTCGATTTTCGCAATGTTGTTGTCTATTATTTTGAATGTAGTATTGAAAAATATGTATTTGACACTGTTTGTGCAAAGTATATTGTTCTTCTTGCCAGAGGTGTTTCCGTCGATGATTAGCTTCTTACCGTATAATCCATTCAATTTTTTGAATTTTAATAAAATTTTGAGTGGTTATCCTTTGGAACTTGCTCAGCCTGTAAGTTTAACGATGAATGTTGGGCTACTTGTCCTACTGATTAGCATCACACTTATGATGCTAATTATTAAAACATTCTTTTCTACAGGGAAAATAGCGAGAGCATAG